The following nucleotide sequence is from Gasterosteus aculeatus chromosome 5, fGasAcu3.hap1.1, whole genome shotgun sequence.
TTTACATACAAGAATAAGAACATGTGATTAAAGTTTCCATAAAGCCCTTTGTGGCTTCACAGGGACCTGTGGTCTGACAGTAAAGTTTTCACTTCTAATGTGGTGAATTAAAGGGAAATCATTTCTGCTGCATCGATTTTCCATTTCGGGCGCAGCGGCGAAATAGAAAATACCGTCCGTGCACTTGAGCTGAGATGTTTAGTTTCACTGTGAGATTGAGGCCTGAAGGCCGACCTCCTTCACGAGAGGACCCGGTGTGCGGGTGAGACGtgcgtcccccccacccccctccccctctgccgtACTCACAGCCTGCGTGGACAGCATGTCGTTGATGGAGTGGTCGTACTGCTCGGCCAGGATGGCCAGCTTGCGAGTCTGCTCGTCCTTCAGGCGCTTCAGCACGGCCTTGTGGTCCGACTTGGGCGTGTTCTCCAGCAGGTGGTTGCGCAGCGCCTTGTACTGGCGGGTCTGGATCTTACAGGTGTCCTGGAACTGACGCTTGATCTGCAGCTCTTTggactggaggagagaggagagaaggaggcggCTGGGCCAGATGAACACGGGACACGCAGAGGGATGTTCAAGGGAAAATCAAGAGGaagtttatgtattttattgtgcACATCTttgtataaaatgtgttgttagGAATTTTAATATACTTTTACATCAAGCTGCTTAATTGTTTAGAATAGTTATATTCAGTCGTGGTGGTAGTAGTGGGCTTGATTTCAATTCAAAAGAGAATTTAGTTTAACtattaaaaaagcatttgagtTGGATCAGAGATTCTGCTTTTATCAGATGTTTGAACCAAACATTTCAGATGTAAAAGGATAATTGAAATGGAGCCGAGGACATTAAGTTGCAAACTGTTCCTCTTAACGGTTTGTAAATCtcctttatgtttggatgtttttaatggttttatgtgaagcactttgaattgcctcgttgttgaaatgtgctatacaaataaaatttgCCTTTAACATAAACAGGATTACTGTGTTCTAATTTAAATGTCAATTCaaacaattacaatttttttaatAGTCTATTAGACCAGGTTGAAATCATATCTTTGCAAGTGAATAACTGTGAATTAATTTAATAGACTCCTGCAGATGGTTGAATTGTGTTGAATATAAAAGCGTGAAAATCTAAATTTGTCCACTTCATAAAAATTAAATTGATTTGGCTTGTGAGACGTAGGAAATAGAGAAAAgttaaaataaagaatatttaaacCTCGTCTTGGATTAGAAAGTCCTGCTGCAATGAAAACCCTGTcgggtttgttttttgtgacagatgacaaagggggagggggcactGACAAAGGGGGAGGGGCCAGGGACGGAGATCAAACGAGTGATAACAGGAGGAAAGATGGACAGAATGATAAAGGGATCGTCGCACAAATCAGGGCGAAAAGAAAACCAATGGGGACAACGTGCCAATAATGGAAACAaaatcataaaaacaaacaagacaatgattttcacacaaaaatatttattttttttgtataaagaaaaaaaaaaaattaagaagtATAACAAATGATGTCCAACGCGTGCGATTTTTGCCTTACAGTCCGCCAACACTCATGCAAGACGAGAACAAAACCGGATGCAGTACTGATCTTAACAATAtattgcattaaaataaaaccatgGTGATGCAACTTTGTGGAAATGGTGTCACAACCAAACAGAATACAAACGTGTAAACATACACAGGAACAAGAAATAGCTGGAACACAAATTTAACATCAATGGCAAAATAAGTtacattcaaatgaaacaatgtTTGTTGTGAAATGTCTCTTAAAAGCGGATTAAAGCAATCTGCAAAAAGCTCAAATCTCCTGTGAAATGCATTGCAGAGCACCTTCTTTCCACATTTTAAACATCTCCATCACAATTAAATATTTACGTTTGCTTGATTCAATACGTAGAAATCTGAGCTTTTTGGTGTTTGAGGCTACAAGTCTACTTAGTCTAGTAGAGTGGTGACAGATTAATAATTAAGAAGTTATGTTGCTTGTCCTTACGTCAACATAAACTAAATATCTTTGGTTTTGGTCAACATTCTTTCGACGTTATATTGGCTCAACCACGTTAGATAGAAAAGATTGTGGCTGAAAAAGAAATCACCATCAGCtgaattttgtttgtttttgcacattcatttttattttgttatcgtCTTTGGAGCGGCTCAAAAATCCCGCCGATGTCTGCGATTACTAGATATGGTCTTTTTATACGACATCGTTAATCTAAACATTCACATTCagtagtttttatttatttatctttggaCTAAAAAATATTGCGTGTCTCAAAAGATTGTCGATATGGCTTCATATAAATTAAGCTACGCTGAAATATGAAATAGTTTATTATACTTCAACTACACCAAAGTATATCCTGCTTTCTTACTATAGATTAAGGATGATAGATCACACGCGACATTTGTGCAAACAGCGAGTAACTAGGCACTCAACTGCTGTGCGTTTATATGATTAAGGGGAAAACCATCTAAATGTTTACATGGTAAATCATGAAGAAAGATTGCATACAGCGCCACAATAATAGTACATCTAAGTAAAACCTGATAACGTATACAATGATGATCTGTTAACACGGGAAGAGCGAGCTGATCAGCTCTTTGTTTCTGCTAAATGGCCATAAACTTTATTCTTTTTGCTAAAATGACTATTTTCCACTTGGACTCAATATCGAATTTCCACAGTGGTCTCAGATGTTTCCGTCCAGCCGCTTATTGCACTTTTATACCGACTGAGGGGTAGTGTTCAGGGTGATGGTAGTGAagtcatctgtttttttttgttttgttcttttcacaGTATTTGGGGATTAAAATGAAGCTATGCAACATTAATATTTGCTCTGAGCACCAATAAAACAGTGCAACCTTCAAAATAAGACcactataaagaaaacaaaagattgCACAAAACTGGTCTTAAAAATAACCGtaaaaaaattgtatttgtcTTACAAATTAAgagcaaaacaataaaataaagacttttACAAAAAGCACAATAATGAAAAACTTCGATGGTTTGGTTCAGTAACCGAGGCTTCAGCTGCAGGTTTACGTCTGCAGAGCCAAACAGACAACACGGCTCACACGCTACGTAcacaatgtgtgcgtgtgcaacaACACATCTCATCTTTGAGAAACATGAGCAAAACTCCAGTTTGAGACGCTCCCTCACTTTCCCTTCATTTGGTCTGACGCTGTCGCTATCTCCACGGCCGAATCTTCCCCCTGACAAACCTTCCAGAGGGCGTTCTTCTCAACGCACACTCCCACTTCGCCTCCTCTCGGAAAAACCTCTCTTCCCTccgctgtctctccctctccctccccctccgctccctctgtctcctctctctgaccTCCCTGGGGAGCAGCTGAGGCAGCCGGCTCGGGCTCTCCTTCCTCAAGAGCCCCAGAGTTTGGAGGCGGTTTCGCACCTCGAGCGGCAGCTTTTTGAGGAGCTGCCCGGCCAGTTTCAGCACTACGGAGTTAGCCAGGTCCGCCAGGACCCCGAGGGGGCGTCGGGTGAACCGCTTCGCCCAGAGGAGGCCCTTGGCCACGGGGGAGGTGTTGCTGCAGCGAGCCTGGCACTCCAGAGGCAAGCTCTTCAGCCGCACGGGGATTTTGGACTGGCGCCCGCCCCAGTTGCGCCCCGCTTTGGGAAACATCTCGTAGAGGCTACGCTCGGCCATCCCACCCAAGACAGACTGGCACATTGCAAAAAGGGGCCGAGGCAGCCGGAAGAGCACGCGCATGCAGAGGCGGTTGACTTTGCGGGGTGCGTGCTGGAAGAAGTCGCGGGCCGGCCGGACGATCAGCACCACCACCAAgtacagggagaggaagagcgagGGGGAGCTGAGGAAGGAGGCGGAAATCATTATCACGGGGATATAATAAATCCCCAGACTCAGGGAGAGTCCCAGGCTGAAGAGGCCGCTGGCCCACAGGCTCAGCGACAAGAAggtggagagagacagggagcagcaggagcgcAGGATGAGGTACGAGAAGAAGAGCGCCAGGAAGGCGAGCTCCGCGGAGAGGAGCACCGACGCCACCGAGGGCAGAGGGGGCGAGCGACGGAGCGacaggaggaagatggagaggagcagcaAGGTGAGGTTGGAGGGCTGGGCGGCggcggagagggagaggagaagacaGATGGCGTGAGAGAAGAGCGAGGGGAAAGAGGTCTGtgcggggggagacgggggggagacGGACGGGGGCTCCAGCTCCTCGGCGGCGTCGGGGAAGTAGAACTCGGAGAGCTCGTCGATGGCTCGCTCGCGGAGACGCCTCCTCTCCGGGGacagggaggagatgaactCGGACGGACAACCGTCAGCTACCCCCctgccttcctcttcctcctcatcctcagagTCTACATGTGCAGACTTGctgtcctcatcctcttcctcccactgCACCCCCTCAACCTCCCTCACCTCTGCCCCCTCTTCGTCGACTTTCCACTCCTcgctctcatcctcctcatcctcctttgTGTCTCTGCGCTCATCTAGCTCATCGCTCCTCTCAACCGCGGAGGCGCTCGCATCCGCTTCCCTCGTAAAAACCTCATCGCCTTCCACCCCCTCTCCATCTAGCTCGCCCTCAACTCCATACATCTCCTTCGCCATCCCCTTTTCCAACTCGCCATCGCGCTCGTCCTCCCCCGCTAGCCCCGCCCCGCTGTCCCAGCTGCCGTTCGGCCCGTCCGCCTCCTGGGGGGACCGCTGGCCCGGGCCGCTCTCACTCACTTTGAGGCTCTTGGGCTGTTGGCGGACCTCCACGGCGTGTTTCTGACGCAGCTCCTGCTCGCGCCGCTTGTTGTACTCCATCTGGTTGGTGAGCTCCGTCTGGTGCTGCGTGCGGATCAAGTCGGCCCGCGTGCGCTGCACCAACCCCAGCTGGCGGAACTCCAGCTCCTGGGTGGACTCGTGGTGCCGATGGAGCATGGCGCACTCCAAGTCCTTCAGGGTCTGCTTCTTGTTCAGCTCCTGGGGGCGAGAGGGAGACGGGAAAGTAGCAGGAAGCGCGCGGTGATATCGTGAGGACGTGAAACTGAGAATATTGAGTCAATTTCTCATCCATGTAAATAACttggaacattttaaatgcattccCTTAGTTCATACAACAAAATGGCAATTGGGCTTTCAGCCCAAGGAGGAAAGTTCAAAAATCTGAGATCAAAATGAACCCAATGCAATTATCGATTATTTGGTTATTGTCCCACTCAGGGAGAAACACTAGAGCAAGGAAAGATGGGAATTTGCAGAAGTACACGTAGAAAATAGTGCAAGAGGAAAGCAAAGAGTGCACCCAGAGTGCTACATGCTATCAGGCACACAGGAGATGTAGAAGGTTTTAGTCCTGAAACAACGTTCTGAGGATAAAGGTCAAATGGTCCTGGGAGTCTAATCTGGAATTCCCTGTAATCCCACCGGCCATTTTAACAAGACCGTAGTATATTATTGGAGGGATTAAGATTTCCAAACTGAGCAATAATACAAAAAGAGATTAAGAGATTGTCTAGAGATTAAAGAAAAGTCTTTGCTGGACCTTTTTAGAGGCACATCAACAAGCGACAGTTTGTCCCAAAGAGAATCGTCAACACCTTTAACAACAGCTGGCAGGGCGCAATCCTCATGTCTTTGGTTTCAGACAATTTTAGGAGAAAAGACTCTTTTTGTAAGCTTCATTGAGACTGATCTGCTTGGATCTACTGGACGGCAGgctgttatttatatatatggttTTGGAGACTCTTTTGAAGGTGGCACCTCTCGGAGCAGGTCCTGCTCTAGGTTGTGGCGGGCCAGCAGCATCTTCCTCTTGTACTGGCGACATTGCAGCTCATAATACTGCCTCTGCCGCCGCAGCAggcctgcctcctcctccgcctgcagctgctgcagacacTCCTTCTGATGCACCAACCACTCTTGTTTCTCCCGCTTTGGTGTCGACTGGTTCTCATTTAGTTCCTAGGAGACGAGCGGCGGTGAGCGGAAGGAAGAAATTAGCGTCAGCCGAAAGATCAGTGCCGTTGGAAAAGTGTTAGTATGATGCAGGATTCGTTTTAAGTTGCAGGGGAGCGGTGAAAAGGAAACGTAAGCGGAGAAAGTTATGCAAAACAGAGAAATAAGTTGGCGGTTACAAAAAGGTAGAAGCACCTCTTTGAGCTGCTCTTTGCGCTGTCGATACTGGCGCTTCTGGGACTCGAGCAGTCCCGTCAGCTCCTTCTTTTGTTGGCCCAGTATGTGCTGCTGAaacttcttctcctccgtcaGGACGGCCTTCGTCTGAAACAACCACGGCGCACAAGCTGATTAACGTCAGCGAAGGAGGAAAAACACTCTGCAAACCAGATGTTTTTGGCAGGTTACAGATGTTCTATTAATTTCTCTAGTTGTCATGTCAAGCCGCCAGCTTCTCGACATGTCTGGTTCTCCCGTCTCGTCTTCCCATGTCCTAttatcactcactcactcaccctcCACCAGctcacctccttctccaggATGACCTGGTGCTTCTTGGAGAGCTTTTCTCCCTCCATGGAGAAGCTGTTCCTCTGATTCTCCAGCTCCTTGTCCAGCCTCAGCTGGTGCTCATCCATCTCGGCCTTCAGCTTGTTCTCCAAACCCATCAGCTGCTTCTGGTGCTGCCGCCGCATCCGCTTGTACCTGTGAGGAGAGACGGGGCATTGAGCTGGGCCAGGAGGAACGTCGATGACTACCACGGCTCTGTCGCACTGCTGACGTTAAACATTAGACCACGGTTGGGTCCAtgttatagaaaaaaaaaaaaaaacgacttcTTATAGAAATATGTGTCTCGCAGGCGCCACGTTACCCTGACATCTGCTCTCTGAGGGCGGAGCCTTGCTCGTGCTCCTGGATCTGCCGTGTGACCAGCGAGGCGGTCCTGATGGTGGCAAAATGGTCTCTGCCTCGACGCCGCCTCCtctctccgccgccgccgcctcctcctccttctctcccccctccacctcctcctcctccgccgccaccAGCGGCAGCGGATAAAGCTCCTCGTTGTGGGTCAACTTCTGGCTGATATGGATCATCGTAGATGTTGTCATGGCTCTATGTAGCGGGGAACGAGCAAGAGAGAAAAGTCAAAAGAGTGAAAGGTTGGTGGTGGCTTAAAGATCAGTCTGCttccatttaaatgaatatttaatacaATAACACTGAATCGGTGAAGATTGACTCAGGCCAGCAGACATTGTCATGTCTTCAGTGCTTTTGCTATAAACTCAACTTCTATTCCCTGTAGGCGGTGCGTGCGTGAAGCGTGTCAGACCGCAACAGTTTGTCCATATCCAGTATTAGAGGGAGTCAAAGCGAAAATAAAGActatttacttttttctttctttttttaacattctGGACACGTGTGTGAAGGATTGGTCACCGTGGGGATCGACACACCCCCACTCATCATTTTGGACTGACCAGGGGCTTGTGCAGCACGGAGCTGTTGGAGGTGACGGTGTGCTCCCCCTCCTGCATCATGGCCATCTCGCCGCTGTCGTCGGAGCCGTCTGCCAGGCTGTTGACCGAGCTGCTCTGGGAGCTGGCGCTGATGGACATGGAGGGCAGCGAGTGGGAGCTCTCCATGCTGTTGACGGTGCCGGTGCGCAGCATGTACTGCTCCGCGTCCTGCAGGGAGTCGGACAGgtggtaaaatattaaacaaGCCAACAGAGTGACACGGGCCTTCGCTCAGGTGCAAGCCCACATTCTCAGGATTCCGTCGTTTCCTTTTCGGGGGAAACAACCAACTGGATTCAAATGTCGATGGAAACAAAGGCCTTTGTATGGAGAGGAAGGGGCCACATCCACAATATATGGTCACTAGTACAATACAAAGGCACGATGGCTGCTAGGACCAGTGGTTTTCCCTCAGAACCCGATACAGGCTTCTTCCTCAGATACAAAAAAAGGCagctaaatgtattttattgtgtttgaccaGAACACCAACGTTTCCGTTACTGCGAGCATCTCACTGAAGGTTTTCACTTCTTTAAACGTTTTTgcagttctctttttttttttttttttttttttaaatgcgacACGCGGATCAGTCTCCCATTCAATCACTATTTGACAGCTGAAGCCAATAGAAGCTAGTAGCATCCATTTATCTATCAGTAACTTTACAATCTAActgttttttcccttctttttctccctcctgctctatTGGCCTCTtggtcgtcctcctcttcctccctcccattCGTACCTctttctcatctcctcctccctcccattcgtacctcttcctcatctcctcctccctcccattcgtacctcttcctcatctcctccttctggggCGGGGCCGTTGAGGGCTTCGTGGAAGAGGATTTTCTTCATCTTCCGGTACTGAAGGTTGTCCAGCTCGCGGACAGCGTCCTTGGTGCGTGCGATCAGGTCCATCACAGCAGTCATGGGACGCTCTCTGCATAGGAAATGGTGCTGGGTGGcgagaatgaaaacaaacaatggaaacaaaatcatTAACGTCTGGAGCAGGTTCCACGTGTACcttgataaaacaaaaacacaccaacatgggatgtttttggttttgttcaaCCAGAATAAGTTAAACCTCAGTGCCGTCATGCAAATCATAATCTTTCTTCCCGCATTGAACCTCCACGCTCTGTTTTCCTGACTGATTCCTCTTAAGTTGAGAGAAAATAAGGGAAAAACAAATAACGCACTTCCACAAAAGGAACTGGCCTGTTGAGTCTGTACAGAAACTCAGAAATGTTGACAAATGTTATTCCTAAATAACTGAATTTGAGCACTGGAAcaaagaaaatatagaaatataacaTCTTTTTGTTGATTATTCTTATCAAGGAAAACTAAATTGTACATAACATGCTTGTCCACTAATTGTGAATCAGAGAACATTCAAATGTGATTATTCCTTCAATTGGTCACCAGGCTGAAAGCTTTTCTTATTcagatttctg
It contains:
- the taok2b gene encoding serine/threonine-protein kinase TAO2 isoform X2, producing the protein MPSSVRAGSLKDPEVAELFFREDPEKLFTDLREIGHGSFGAVYFAHDIRTNEVVAIKKMSYSGKQSNEKWQDIIKEVKFLQKLRHPNTVEYHGCYLREHTAWLVMEYCLGSASDLLEVHKKPLQEVEIAAITHGALQGLGYLHSHNMIHRDVKAGNILLTEPGQVKLGDFGSASIVAPANSFVGTPYWMAPEVILAMDEGQYDGKVDVWSLGITCIELAERKPPLFNMNAMSALYHIAQNESPVLQSNHWSDYFRNFVDSCLQKIAQDRPTSDVLLKHHFLCRERPMTAVMDLIARTKDAVRELDNLQYRKMKKILFHEALNGPAPEGGDEEEDAEQYMLRTGTVNSMESSHSLPSMSISASSQSSSVNSLADGSDDSGEMAMMQEGEHTVTSNSSVLHKPLSHDNIYDDPYQPEVDPQRGALSAAAGGGGGGGGGGGREGGGGGGGGERRRRRGRDHFATIRTASLVTRQIQEHEQGSALREQMSGYKRMRRQHQKQLMGLENKLKAEMDEHQLRLDKELENQRNSFSMEGEKLSKKHQVILEKETKAVLTEEKKFQQHILGQQKKELTGLLESQKRQYRQRKEQLKEELNENQSTPKREKQEWLVHQKECLQQLQAEEEAGLLRRQRQYYELQCRQYKRKMLLARHNLEQDLLREELNKKQTLKDLECAMLHRHHESTQELEFRQLGLVQRTRADLIRTQHQTELTNQMEYNKRREQELRQKHAVEVRQQPKSLKVSESGPGQRSPQEADGPNGSWDSGAGLAGEDERDGELEKGMAKEMYGVEGELDGEGVEGDEVFTREADASASAVERSDELDERRDTKEDEEDESEEWKVDEEGAEVREVEGVQWEEEDEDSKSAHVDSEDEEEEEGRGVADGCPSEFISSLSPERRRLRERAIDELSEFYFPDAAEELEPPSVSPPSPPAQTSFPSLFSHAICLLLSLSAAAQPSNLTLLLLSIFLLSLRRSPPLPSVASVLLSAELAFLALFFSYLILRSCCSLSLSTFLSLSLWASGLFSLGLSLSLGIYYIPVIMISASFLSSPSLFLSLYLVVVLIVRPARDFFQHAPRKVNRLCMRVLFRLPRPLFAMCQSVLGGMAERSLYEMFPKAGRNWGGRQSKIPVRLKSLPLECQARCSNTSPVAKGLLWAKRFTRRPLGVLADLANSVVLKLAGQLLKKLPLEVRNRLQTLGLLRKESPSRLPQLLPREVRERRQRERRGRERERQRREERFFREEAKWECALRRTPSGRFVRGKIRPWR
- the taok2b gene encoding serine/threonine-protein kinase TAO2 isoform X1, with product MPSSVRAGSLKDPEVAELFFREDPEKLFTDLREIGHGSFGAVYFAHDIRTNEVVAIKKMSYSGKQSNEKWQDIIKEVKFLQKLRHPNTVEYHGCYLREHTAWLVMEYCLGSASDLLEVHKKPLQEVEIAAITHGALQGLGYLHSHNMIHRDVKAGNILLTEPGQVKLGDFGSASIVAPANSFVGTPYWMAPEVILAMDEGQYDGKVDVWSLGITCIELAERKPPLFNMNAMSALYHIAQNESPVLQSNHWSDYFRNFVDSCLQKIAQDRPTSDVLLKHHFLCRERPMTAVMDLIARTKDAVRELDNLQYRKMKKILFHEALNGPAPEGGDEEEDAEQYMLRTGTVNSMESSHSLPSMSISASSQSSSVNSLADGSDDSGEMAMMQEGEHTVTSNSSVLHKPLSHDNIYDDPYQPEVDPQRGALSAAAGGGGGGGGGGGREGGGGGGGGERRRRRGRDHFATIRTASLVTRQIQEHEQGSALREQMSGYKRMRRQHQKQLMGLENKLKAEMDEHQLRLDKELENQRNSFSMEGEKLSKKHQVILEKEVSWWRTKAVLTEEKKFQQHILGQQKKELTGLLESQKRQYRQRKEQLKEELNENQSTPKREKQEWLVHQKECLQQLQAEEEAGLLRRQRQYYELQCRQYKRKMLLARHNLEQDLLREELNKKQTLKDLECAMLHRHHESTQELEFRQLGLVQRTRADLIRTQHQTELTNQMEYNKRREQELRQKHAVEVRQQPKSLKVSESGPGQRSPQEADGPNGSWDSGAGLAGEDERDGELEKGMAKEMYGVEGELDGEGVEGDEVFTREADASASAVERSDELDERRDTKEDEEDESEEWKVDEEGAEVREVEGVQWEEEDEDSKSAHVDSEDEEEEEGRGVADGCPSEFISSLSPERRRLRERAIDELSEFYFPDAAEELEPPSVSPPSPPAQTSFPSLFSHAICLLLSLSAAAQPSNLTLLLLSIFLLSLRRSPPLPSVASVLLSAELAFLALFFSYLILRSCCSLSLSTFLSLSLWASGLFSLGLSLSLGIYYIPVIMISASFLSSPSLFLSLYLVVVLIVRPARDFFQHAPRKVNRLCMRVLFRLPRPLFAMCQSVLGGMAERSLYEMFPKAGRNWGGRQSKIPVRLKSLPLECQARCSNTSPVAKGLLWAKRFTRRPLGVLADLANSVVLKLAGQLLKKLPLEVRNRLQTLGLLRKESPSRLPQLLPREVRERRQRERRGRERERQRREERFFREEAKWECALRRTPSGRFVRGKIRPWR
- the taok2b gene encoding serine/threonine-protein kinase TAO2 isoform X5 produces the protein MPSSVRAGSLKDPEVAELFFREDPEKLFTDLREIGHGSFGAVYFAHDIRTNEVVAIKKMSYSGKQSNEKWQDIIKEVKFLQKLRHPNTVEYHGCYLREHTAWLVMEYCLGSASDLLEVHKKPLQEVEIAAITHGALQGLGYLHSHNMIHRDVKAGNILLTEPGQVKLGDFGSASIVAPANSFVGTPYWMAPEVILAMDEGQYDGKVDVWSLGITCIELAERKPPLFNMNAMSALYHIAQNESPVLQSNHWSDYFRNFVDSCLQKIAQDRPTSDVLLKHHFLCRERPMTAVMDLIARTKDAVRELDNLQYRKMKKILFHEALNGPAPEGGDEEEDAEQYMLRTGTVNSMESSHSLPSMSISASSQSSSVNSLADGSDDSGEMAMMQEGEHTVTSNSSVLHKPLSHDNIYDDPYQPEVDPQRGALSAAAGGGGGGGGGGGREGGGGGGGGERRRRRGRDHFATIRTASLVTRQIQEHEQGSALREQMSGYKRMRRQHQKQLMGLENKLKAEMDEHQLRLDKELENQRNSFSMEGEKLSKKHQVILEKETKAVLTEEKKFQQHILGQQKKELTGLLESQKRQYRQRKEQLKEELNKKQTLKDLECAMLHRHHESTQELEFRQLGLVQRTRADLIRTQHQTELTNQMEYNKRREQELRQKHAVEVRQQPKSLKVSESGPGQRSPQEADGPNGSWDSGAGLAGEDERDGELEKGMAKEMYGVEGELDGEGVEGDEVFTREADASASAVERSDELDERRDTKEDEEDESEEWKVDEEGAEVREVEGVQWEEEDEDSKSAHVDSEDEEEEEGRGVADGCPSEFISSLSPERRRLRERAIDELSEFYFPDAAEELEPPSVSPPSPPAQTSFPSLFSHAICLLLSLSAAAQPSNLTLLLLSIFLLSLRRSPPLPSVASVLLSAELAFLALFFSYLILRSCCSLSLSTFLSLSLWASGLFSLGLSLSLGIYYIPVIMISASFLSSPSLFLSLYLVVVLIVRPARDFFQHAPRKVNRLCMRVLFRLPRPLFAMCQSVLGGMAERSLYEMFPKAGRNWGGRQSKIPVRLKSLPLECQARCSNTSPVAKGLLWAKRFTRRPLGVLADLANSVVLKLAGQLLKKLPLEVRNRLQTLGLLRKESPSRLPQLLPREVRERRQRERRGRERERQRREERFFREEAKWECALRRTPSGRFVRGKIRPWR
- the taok2b gene encoding serine/threonine-protein kinase TAO2 isoform X3, giving the protein MPSSVRAGSLKDPEVAELFFREDPEKLFTDLREIGHGSFGAVYFAHDIRTNEVVAIKKMSYSGKQSNEKWQDIIKEVKFLQKLRHPNTVEYHGCYLREHTAWLVMEYCLGSASDLLEVHKKPLQEVEIAAITHGALQGLGYLHSHNMIHRDVKAGNILLTEPGQVKLGDFGSASIVAPANSFVGTPYWMAPEVILAMDEGQYDGKVDVWSLGITCIELAERKPPLFNMNAMSALYHIAQNESPVLQSNHWSDYFRNFVDSCLQKIAQDRPTSDVLLKHHFLCRERPMTAVMDLIARTKDAVRELDNLQYRKMKKILFHEALNGPAPEGGDEEEDAEQYMLRTGTVNSMESSHSLPSMSISASSQSSSVNSLADGSDDSGEMAMMQEGEHTVTSNSSVLHKPLSHDNIYDDPYQPEVDPQRGALSAAAGGGGGGGGGGGREGGGGGGGGERRRRRGRDHFATIRTASLVTRQIQEHEQGSALREQMSGYKRMRRQHQKQLMGLENKLKAEMDEHQLRLDKELENQRNSFSMEGEKLSKKHQVILEKEVSWWRTKAVLTEEKKFQQHILGQQKKELTGLLESQKRQYRQRKEQLKEELNKKQTLKDLECAMLHRHHESTQELEFRQLGLVQRTRADLIRTQHQTELTNQMEYNKRREQELRQKHAVEVRQQPKSLKVSESGPGQRSPQEADGPNGSWDSGAGLAGEDERDGELEKGMAKEMYGVEGELDGEGVEGDEVFTREADASASAVERSDELDERRDTKEDEEDESEEWKVDEEGAEVREVEGVQWEEEDEDSKSAHVDSEDEEEEEGRGVADGCPSEFISSLSPERRRLRERAIDELSEFYFPDAAEELEPPSVSPPSPPAQTSFPSLFSHAICLLLSLSAAAQPSNLTLLLLSIFLLSLRRSPPLPSVASVLLSAELAFLALFFSYLILRSCCSLSLSTFLSLSLWASGLFSLGLSLSLGIYYIPVIMISASFLSSPSLFLSLYLVVVLIVRPARDFFQHAPRKVNRLCMRVLFRLPRPLFAMCQSVLGGMAERSLYEMFPKAGRNWGGRQSKIPVRLKSLPLECQARCSNTSPVAKGLLWAKRFTRRPLGVLADLANSVVLKLAGQLLKKLPLEVRNRLQTLGLLRKESPSRLPQLLPREVRERRQRERRGRERERQRREERFFREEAKWECALRRTPSGRFVRGKIRPWR